The genomic region taaccTCCTAGTCAGACTTATCAGCAcatagagagagacagaaaacacaaattattgggcggcgcctgtggctcagtgagtagggcgccggccccatataccgagggtggcaggttcaaacacagccctgaccaaactgcaacaaaaaaatagccgggcgttgtggcaggcacctgtagtcccagctgctcgggagggtgaggcaagagaatcacgtaagcccaagagctggaggttgctgtgagccgtgtgacaccacggcactctacagagggcagtaaagtgagactctgtctctacaaaaaaaaaaaaaaaaaaaacacaaattactaCCATCAGGACTGAGCGAGCTGACATCACTACCGAGGCTGCATATGTTCAAAGGATGATGGGGAAATACTGTGAACACCTTTACCCTGCACTTGTTTCCTAGGGCAGAACTTCATCTAGCTTGCCGAAGCCTGATGGGCAAAGCTTAGATAATTATGTTTTATGGCTATTGTTTTCAATATTCATATTATAGACTTAAATAATTTAGAATTGTCTGCCGATTgttaaactttaaatatttttttactagaaatataaattctacacctttctaaatttaattttaggTACATATCAATTTTTAGGACAGCCGTAAAAGATGACCTGCGAAAAGTTAAAACTGCAATGAAAACTATGGGACCAGCAAAAGTTGAAGTACCTTCTCCAAAGGATTTCCTAAAGAAACACTCAAAGGAAAAGGTTCTACCACCCAGTAGGTTTTATCactcttaatttttaatattaaaaatgtcagATGGGCccagcctggtggctcacacctataatcctagcactttgggaggccaaggtggtaggatcacttgaggccaggagtttgagaccagcctgggcaatagacaCCCatctccatacacacacacacacacacacacacacacacacacaattagcCAAGTGTGGGGGTGCACACCTGTactccaggaagctgaggcaagaagatcatttgagcccaggaattttgagtttgcagtgaggtgtgatgatgccactgcagtgagaacttgtctcaaaaaaacagttACATAAATGTGTAAAAAGGTCAAACAATGCAGAAATGAATAAAGCATAGTCCCTCGTAATTGTGATGGGGTTGAGATTGGCATGAGGCCCTGTCAGGATAGTTGTtgctaaaaaatagctgggcattgtggggggcgcctgtagtccccgttacttgggaggctgaggcaagagaatagcctaagcccaagagctggaggttgctgtgagctgtgatgctacgacacTCCACCCAgtacgacagcttgagactctgtctcagaaaaaacgtTGCTTTTGGTTcttgaaaataaattacattaggggcagcgcctgtggctcggtgagtagggcgccagccccatataccgagggtggcaggttcgaaccccgccctggctaaactgcagcaaaacaatagccgggtgttgtggtgggcacctttagtcccagctacttaggaggctgaggcaagagaattgcctaagcccaggagttggaggttgctgtgagctgtgatgccagggcactctaccaagggtgacaaagtaaaactctgtctctaaaaaaaataaaataaatttattatttatttatttatttattttttgtagagacagagtctcactttatggccctcggtagagtgccgtggcctcacacagctcacagcaacctctaactccagggcttaagcgattctcttgcctcagcctcccgagtagctgggactacaggcacccgccactaacgcccggctattttttggttgcagtttggccggggccgggtttgaacccgtcacccttggtatatggggccggtgccttaccaactgagccacaggcgccacccaaataaatttattttatttgtagcgtTTTGGCAAGCGCCATTTTAGTGTGGCTATATCAAGACATTTTGGTTGGAATGGTCAAACTGAACAAGCTATATAAAGATGGCTAATTTCATCTACTATTAATGAAGAGAGCATGgtatagaaaaacaaatgagatAAATTTTGGATAGTAGTTACTTTAGGATGCAATCAGGGAAGAGTGCATAATAAATTTCAGCTGTATGGGTaatgttttatttgttaaattgCATGTTGGGTACACAGCCATGATGTGATTTTTATACTGTATTATAATAATAGCTTTAGTGAAAAAAATCCATAGCTTCGTGGACTGTCAGCACATCAAGTTTGATTAATTTACTTgatgattttataataattttcctCTGAAGAAGCAATTATGGGTAATATTGGTAATATCTAGAAAAGAGTTTCAATGTTTTTCATTTAAACCTACTATAAATGGGACAGTTGAACATTTGTGTTGAAATCTTTATGAGATTAAAGATTAGttaataaatttatatgaaatatattttcacagTAAAAATGCATTAATTAGCTAGCATATAACTTGGGGTGCTTATTTCTTCTGCCTTAGATGTTGATACTGTTTTTCAACCTATCCATTGATTAtgttgccttttaatttttttcattttgactactgaattttttaaagaccattttaTTGAAGTATGATCGGCATGTAAaaagctgtacatatttaatgtGTAAACTTGAGATTGGCAATAAGTATAAACTTTTTACCTTAAATATTTGAACAGATTAttaataaaacttcaattactaGTGGTCAAATCCCTGGATATTACAAATAGTATCAGTAGCAATGTTTATAGTTTAATATTAACATGGAAATGTTATGTGTTTAACAGAAAAGAAGTTTGATCGGAATGCACCCAAAAAGCCTGCTGTACCCTTGAGAGGTGAACATCCAGTCACGGGAATACAGAGTggaaaaaattttataaacacaaaTGCAGCCGATGTCATTATGGGAGTGGCTAAAAAGCCTAAACCAATTTATGTGGACAAAAGAACTGGAGACAAGCATGATCTTGAAACTTCAGGGCTCCTTCCAAAGTACATCAATAAAAAGGTAGACTTGTTACACATCAATGGGAGACCCGAGTTCCAGGAATTTAAATATGGCATCCACAGTGATTCTCAATATTACCATCAGTAGCACTCTAGCTGGACAGTTGCCAATTCCCATTCCTCTCCAGTTTAAATCTAAACTGAGGAAGTTACAGAGAACTTGTAATAAACAATATAGTCCAGCAGATGAAAGTTAGAGCATTTTCCTTAGTTTCAATTACTAATATATTTAGTAATTATAACAAACCTTCTCTGAAAGATACTAACTTTTGGTTTGATGGAAATGTCATTAAAGCAGTATAAATCTAGAAAGAATAACCTTTCAGAGCTTAAGATGTTAAGTCATTAAAATTATAGTAACTgtaacagaatgaaagaaatgaagaggaatACAACTTTAGACCTATCCATCTCATCAGTGTAGTATAAACGATACtaatcactatttatttatttattcattcatttatttagtttttagagacagagtctcgcttggtcacccaggctggagtgcagtggtgtgatcatgaCTCACtgcagtttcaaactcctgggctcaagtgatccccctgcctcagcctcctgagtagcttgtaCTGTACGAGTGTGCCACcaggcctggataatttttcatagagacagggtctcactgtgttgcccaggctggtcttgaactcctggcctcaagtgatccttagcctcccaaagtgctagcattacaagcatgagccactgtgcctgccatttgttattattttaatgtgaatatatttttttttagtttggagTAAAGCCTTGAAAGTGCCATAAAATAATAATCTAGTCCTTTGGGGTCCTTTGtgtcaatctattttttttttttttttgagacagtctcactttgttgcccttagtagagtgctgtggtgtcaaagctcacagcaacctgaaactcttgggttcaagggatccttttgcttcagcttctctagtagttgggactataggtgcccactacaatgcctgggtagcttctctttttttcttttcttttttttttgtaaggcagagtctcactatgtctcctttgatagagtgcggtgatgtcacagctcacagtaacctcaaacttttgggcttaagcaattctcttgcctcagcctggctattttttgtggtggttgtagttgtcattgttgttagcaggccCTGACTGAGTTCAgtcccaccaaccctggtgcatgtggctggcgccctaacctctgagctatgggtgctgagcactgggtagcttttctatttttagagatgcaatcttgctcttgttcaggctgtcctttaactcctgacctccagcaatccactcacctcagcctcctggagttgtgggattacaggcacagacCCCTATGCCTGGCTCTTCATGTCTGTCTAAAAAGCAGTTTATGAGATAGGCTTATCATTTCATTGGTGAACATTATAATACCTTGGGCATAATAGTTTAAATACagattttctgttgttgttgctgcagtttggccaggccgggtttgaacccgccaccctcagtatatggggccggcgccctactcactgagccacaggtgctgcccctaagtatagatctttaaaataaaaaagcttagaGAAAACTTacataaatctattttattttgtatgttatggAGCTTAAAAGTGTTTGAAACATACATAGAAAAAATGGGTGCAGAATTCTAAAGAATGATAAATAGCAATAAGCTGTggcaagaaaggaagggagggaggggaggcgggaagagagagaagaggggaagtAATTGTGGCAGTGATGCTTGAGGGCCTTGCGTTGAGGTGATCTGTGAAGAAGCTAATGGCTGTTGAAATCAGAGCAGGAACCTCAGGGCTGTTGTTGGAGGACACTTCATATTCTCTGAGAAACTCTTCTTACTCCATAGGCTAAGGTCACTTCGGGAGCATTTTAGCAGCAATCTAGGAGTTGGCCACTCAGGCCAGTAAAGTTACTTCAGGCTTCTCTGGATACTTCTTCCTTCTGCGGCTACTGGAAGCTGCGCGTAGTTCTTGTCCCATaaggaggggaaagaagaaagtTCACTCTCCTGGCTCTTCAAAGCCACTTGGAATGTATCATTTTCCCACTATGGCATAGAAACTTTCTCCTCTGATAGTCATGCTACCAAGTGGTGCATAGTCTGCCCCTCCCTCTGGCTGCTGTCTGCCTACACGCTCCACTGTAGTACACTTCCTGCCTTGTACAGGGAATTGAGAGTGTCCACCACAGACGCAGGAAATACGAAGCTACCTGTGCCTGTTCACCCAGTCTCGAAAACACTGTGTGCTCTCGTCTCCCCGTGCTGCTGACTAAGCAATCACTGCTCATGAAAGACTGACCCAACTTGCTTTTCACTTACCaaagttaagttttaaaaaatctgttattGGCAAGTGAGATAGTAAATATTGATACATCCTTTCAAAggcaatgccatttttttttgttttgaggcagagtctcactttgttgccctggatagagtgcaggtAAGTTTGCAACATCTGTTTTTCTCCCTGTCATTGGTTGGTATGTACACAGATAAGATTGCCTTCAGGATATTGATGATACTTTTCTGAAAAATCCCTACAGGATTATGGTGTCACGCCTGAATACATATGCAAGCGAAACGAGGAAGTAAAGAAAGCCCAAGAAGAATATGATCGTTACGTCCAGGAAAGCCTTAAGAGGGCTGCTATGAAAAGGCTCTCCAATGAAGAAAGGCAGGCAGTTCTGCAAGTGAGTGTTCCGCAATTTACGCTCATCAGGAAGTCCTTAGAACGTCTCTGAGAGAAAGATCTACCACTGGCCCAGGccgtggctcagacctgtaatcctagccctctaggaggctgaggcaggaggattgcttgagctcaggagtttgagaccagcctgagcaagggtgagaccccgtctctgttaaaaatagaaaaaactgggcaacgcctgtggctcaaaggagtagggtgccggcctcatataccagaggtggtgggttcaaacccagccccagccagaaactgcaaaaaaaaaactagcagccAGCCATGATgtcatacacctgtagtcccagctgttcggctTGAACTCTGGGGTTTGAGGCTGTTGTCAGCTATaaggacgccacagcactttatctagggcgacagagtaagacatagtctcaaaaaagaaaaagaaaagtctaccATCAACTTGATTATTAAAGCCAGCACTTTTTTGGAAATAAGAACAATCTCTTTTGGTTATACAGGCAAACTGTTTGCAGCAAAGCCAACTCTTTGGAGAAAGCAAAAAGTTGCACGACAGGGATTCATTCAATAATATTTTGTTTCCAAGTGGGTGAGCGTCTGACTTTTTTC from Nycticebus coucang isolate mNycCou1 chromosome 20, mNycCou1.pri, whole genome shotgun sequence harbors:
- the ENKUR gene encoding enkurin isoform X2; amino-acid sequence: MDPTCFSECIYNLIPSDLKEPPQPPRTAVKDDLRKVKTAMKTMGPAKVEVPSPKDFLKKHSKEKVLPPKKKFDRNAPKKPAVPLRGEHPVTGIQSGKNFINTNAADVIMGVAKKPKPIYVDKRTGDKHDLETSGLLPKYINKKDYGVTPEYICKRNEEVKKAQEEYDRYVQESLKRAAMKRLSNEERQAVLQGLKKNWEEVHKEFQSLSVFIDSIPKKIRKQKLEKEMKQLEHDIGVIEKHKIIYIANKQ
- the ENKUR gene encoding enkurin isoform X1 — its product is MDPTCFSECIYNLIPSDLKEPPQPPRYISIFRTAVKDDLRKVKTAMKTMGPAKVEVPSPKDFLKKHSKEKVLPPKKKFDRNAPKKPAVPLRGEHPVTGIQSGKNFINTNAADVIMGVAKKPKPIYVDKRTGDKHDLETSGLLPKYINKKDYGVTPEYICKRNEEVKKAQEEYDRYVQESLKRAAMKRLSNEERQAVLQGLKKNWEEVHKEFQSLSVFIDSIPKKIRKQKLEKEMKQLEHDIGVIEKHKIIYIANKQ